In Mastigocladopsis repens PCC 10914, a single window of DNA contains:
- a CDS encoding lipase family protein, with translation MAAKVLSSGLAPRQSKQEAVRLGKIPTESFKASVSHLGAEALAKASYETSADTMALPSGYRMAEKFNDPRTGLAVTVFVSPKGKPVVAFRGTEFGSGDLRDILSDVDPRGIGFGQFEGSKQALSALAAKYPSVTVTGHSLGGAIAQRYAAEFGAGEVVTFNCTFIEHLLLLSFETKKG, from the coding sequence ATGGCGGCAAAGGTACTGTCTTCTGGTTTAGCGCCTAGACAATCCAAGCAAGAAGCAGTAAGACTGGGAAAAATTCCCACTGAGTCCTTCAAGGCTTCCGTGTCTCACTTGGGTGCAGAAGCGCTGGCAAAGGCAAGTTACGAAACAAGCGCTGATACTATGGCGTTACCTAGTGGCTATCGCATGGCGGAAAAGTTTAATGACCCTAGGACAGGTTTGGCGGTAACAGTTTTTGTCAGTCCCAAGGGCAAGCCTGTTGTTGCTTTTCGAGGTACGGAGTTTGGGAGTGGTGACTTACGCGACATCTTGAGTGATGTTGACCCGCGTGGCATTGGGTTTGGGCAATTTGAGGGCAGTAAACAGGCATTGAGTGCTCTTGCAGCCAAATATCCAAGCGTAACTGTCACCGGACATTCCCTAGGGGGTGCGATCGCTCAAAGGTATGCCGCTGAGTTTGGGGCAGGAGAAGTGGTAACATTTAACTGTACCTTCATAGAACACCTGCTTTTACTTTCATTCGAGACAAAGAAGGGTTAA
- a CDS encoding aldo/keto reductase, producing the protein MAAQKQCTPAQLAIFWLLAQGNDIIPIPDTKRQTYLEENIGAWDVQLSVDELAQIDAIMLQGIAAGSRYPTSLMQMVNL; encoded by the coding sequence ATGGCTGCCCAAAAACAATGCACTCCTGCCCAACTCGCGATCTTCTGGTTGCTAGCACAAGGAAACGATATCATTCCCATTCCGGATACCAAGCGACAAACTTACCTTGAGGAGAATATCGGCGCATGGGACGTGCAACTTAGTGTGGATGAATTAGCTCAAATTGATGCTATCATGCTACAAGGAATAGCCGCAGGTTCGCGCTATCCTACCTCATTAATGCAGATGGTTAATCTTTAA
- a CDS encoding dsRNA-binding motif domain-containing protein yields MPRKLEGSAEQYGKRTFYDESKEYTSLCLTPTALSLLHEKAAKFGLSRSEFVERIARGRIPVFLASKIALVERLIAQLTAIARNQLVSNKSQIARHEQEINRLIAANEHLEAIVGELEEMLKKIKEEETNIF; encoded by the coding sequence ATGCCAAGAAAACTAGAAGGAAGCGCAGAGCAATACGGGAAGAGAACTTTCTACGACGAGAGCAAGGAATATACGAGTTTGTGCCTAACTCCAACTGCGTTATCTTTGCTACACGAAAAAGCAGCCAAATTCGGATTAAGCAGAAGTGAGTTTGTTGAACGCATTGCCCGTGGGCGTATCCCCGTTTTCTTGGCTTCCAAAATAGCCCTAGTAGAAAGGCTCATTGCTCAATTGACTGCGATCGCCCGTAACCAATTGGTCAGCAACAAAAGCCAGATAGCCCGTCATGAACAGGAAATCAATAGGTTGATAGCGGCAAATGAGCATTTAGAAGCCATAGTGGGGGAACTTGAGGAAATGTTAAAAAAGATTAAGGAAGAGGAAACTAACATTTTCTAG
- a CDS encoding sensor histidine kinase has translation MGWIPQIKWNSIHTKLLATYLLLTTLGTSLMAGYILWSFHDYFKKARQADLENWSTAIGESVADALEEDDRKRVELVMQRYGAAETITIRVFDPKGQLLATSNPRQDRQVTNWLEVPGVRVALGNREAKGLAKGVLSNDDRLFIARPIVRNGQLLGALRMSLTLEQFQRQFSTILWTVLGTLVFTLLLCAFISEWLARSISRPIQTMRNFAIRLGGGHFGDKLQIRQSNELDQLTMELNRMSERLASLDQERRAFLANVSHELRTPISNVLVTVEALRNGAACDPTVRDRFFQNVEDETKRLSRLIHDLLDLGRLEAGVTLLEKQNVQLNSLIIRAVRAVESRMQNSQISVQVNVADLQIEGDSERLLQALLNVLDNAIKHSTPNSQIHITGYKEGKQAVVTIRDQGPGIKESDLPRIFEQFYTADRSRQGRGVGLGLAIAKRIIEAHGGSITATSKFGEGASFTICLPL, from the coding sequence ATGGGTTGGATACCGCAAATCAAGTGGAATTCCATTCACACCAAGTTACTAGCTACCTACCTACTGCTAACAACCTTGGGAACCTCTTTGATGGCAGGGTACATTCTGTGGTCGTTTCATGACTACTTCAAAAAAGCAAGGCAAGCAGATTTGGAGAACTGGAGTACTGCTATTGGTGAGAGTGTTGCTGACGCGCTAGAGGAAGACGACCGCAAACGAGTAGAGCTAGTGATGCAGCGCTATGGTGCTGCAGAAACCATCACAATACGAGTTTTTGATCCCAAAGGTCAACTCCTCGCCACATCTAACCCTCGGCAAGACCGACAAGTGACGAACTGGCTGGAAGTGCCTGGGGTAAGAGTAGCCCTGGGAAATCGGGAAGCAAAAGGTCTGGCAAAAGGTGTCTTATCCAACGATGACAGGCTGTTCATCGCCCGACCAATTGTGCGTAATGGTCAGTTGTTGGGTGCGTTGCGGATGTCTCTCACCCTAGAACAGTTTCAACGGCAGTTCTCCACCATCCTCTGGACTGTCTTAGGAACGCTAGTTTTCACGCTTTTACTTTGCGCTTTCATTAGTGAGTGGCTGGCGCGTAGCATATCCCGTCCGATTCAGACGATGAGGAACTTCGCTATCCGATTAGGGGGCGGGCATTTTGGCGATAAACTCCAGATTCGTCAAAGCAACGAACTAGATCAGTTAACAATGGAACTTAACCGCATGAGCGAACGCTTGGCTTCGCTTGATCAGGAACGAAGGGCGTTTTTGGCAAACGTGTCTCACGAACTCCGCACCCCAATCAGCAATGTTCTGGTGACAGTTGAAGCTCTTCGTAATGGGGCTGCTTGCGATCCAACGGTGCGCGATCGCTTTTTCCAAAATGTAGAAGATGAAACCAAACGACTGTCACGGTTAATTCATGACTTGCTCGATTTGGGAAGGTTAGAAGCTGGGGTGACACTCCTAGAAAAGCAAAATGTACAACTCAATAGCTTGATTATCCGTGCAGTCAGAGCCGTGGAATCGCGAATGCAAAATTCGCAAATTTCCGTGCAAGTGAACGTGGCTGACTTGCAAATAGAGGGCGACTCAGAACGACTTCTGCAAGCGTTGCTCAATGTTCTGGATAACGCCATTAAGCACTCAACCCCAAATTCCCAAATACATATCACCGGGTACAAAGAAGGTAAACAAGCTGTTGTGACGATCCGAGATCAAGGACCAGGAATCAAAGAAAGCGACCTTCCCCGGATTTTTGAGCAATTCTACACTGCTGATCGCTCACGCCAAGGTCGGGGAGTCGGGTTGGGTTTGGCTATAGCAAAGCGCATCATCGAGGCTCACGGAGGTAGCATCACTGCTACTAGTAAGTTTGGCGAAGGAGCTTCCTTCACTATTTGTTTACCACTTTAA
- a CDS encoding DNA cytosine methyltransferase, whose translation MQPIRTIGLFEGIGGFTRASELVGGFQWVESVEIDGDAQRVLRSHYSHPIHSDIRDYHPQRSAADCIVGGFPCTNTSFFYVIPIVAPILGRGGKQILPPFFLGLHALLGNLLNQVGKLHDYAVHSKRLPKGHCAPRNRLSFQWILVFLLLLTFGSPGLSFRQYLSLVLCLFN comes from the coding sequence ATGCAACCAATTAGAACAATCGGACTCTTTGAAGGAATCGGCGGGTTCACTCGTGCATCAGAACTCGTTGGAGGGTTCCAATGGGTCGAATCAGTCGAAATTGATGGAGACGCCCAGCGGGTCTTGCGATCGCACTATTCCCATCCCATTCACTCAGATATCCGAGACTACCACCCCCAAAGGAGCGCAGCCGATTGCATCGTCGGCGGATTTCCCTGCACAAACACCTCATTCTTTTATGTAATTCCCATCGTTGCGCCCATTCTGGGTAGAGGGGGTAAACAAATCTTGCCCCCGTTTTTCCTTGGGTTACACGCACTACTGGGAAATCTTCTAAATCAAGTCGGAAAACTTCATGACTACGCAGTCCATAGCAAGCGATTGCCCAAGGGGCACTGCGCTCCGCGCAATCGCCTCTCCTTTCAATGGATACTCGTATTCTTGCTGCTTTTAACCTTTGGTTCGCCTGGGCTATCTTTTCGTCAATATCTGTCACTAGTTTTGTGTCTATTTAATTGA
- a CDS encoding TonB family protein has product MAKSHRLQHDGGNPTWRSAARGERPETLVLCLVTSFLLHSVLFLGSNYWLRAFAPKQEVSEAIPIEYVEVPPDETKTPPETSRRAAKDSVAGGKSKPERPISAAKSAYPTAPKASTASEPSEVFLPEGTPQKAVSPNLSPQKLQPKPPEIAVAPTTKQPEPPPQTTVTPTPKPPEPEPSPTAVAPATKPLALKLQQRTVAPTKPPEPEPSPTAVAPTTTPLALKLRQRTVAPTKPPEPEPSPTAVAPATKPLALKPRQTVVPRTPAPSEPEPSPTIVAPTPKPPEPAPSATAVTPTTKPPEPKPRSTVVTPATTSPALKPRQTAVTPTTKPPASLTRQGNRDQLAAKSSPRQLETRTTSRKPSQVQPSPKSGGASSLGGPLSLSNRDLGSNELAALPNSNRLNRSTEGIDARQDADLGSYLKQLQEQVRQQWIPGLTQSSRRTVLHFTVSRSGLVSNLRIAQTSGLTVTDEAALSAVKRAAPFVPLPTAYTENYINIQFTFNINVYGELELWRGGQ; this is encoded by the coding sequence ATGGCTAAGTCTCATAGATTACAGCACGACGGGGGCAATCCTACTTGGCGCAGTGCCGCAAGAGGCGAGCGCCCTGAAACTCTAGTCCTTTGTCTGGTTACTTCTTTCCTCCTGCACTCTGTTCTATTTCTGGGAAGCAATTATTGGCTTCGAGCTTTTGCGCCCAAGCAGGAGGTTTCCGAAGCAATACCAATTGAGTATGTTGAAGTTCCTCCTGATGAGACAAAGACGCCCCCGGAAACTTCACGACGGGCTGCCAAAGATTCTGTTGCAGGTGGAAAATCCAAACCAGAAAGACCTATTTCTGCTGCTAAGTCAGCATATCCAACTGCACCCAAAGCCTCTACTGCTTCTGAACCTTCTGAGGTATTCCTCCCAGAAGGGACGCCGCAAAAAGCGGTATCACCAAATCTATCTCCTCAAAAACTGCAACCTAAACCTCCGGAAATTGCGGTTGCACCTACAACCAAACAACCAGAACCACCACCGCAAACAACAGTTACACCTACACCTAAACCACCAGAACCAGAACCTTCGCCAACAGCAGTTGCACCCGCTACCAAACCACTAGCACTGAAACTGCAACAAAGGACAGTTGCACCAACTAAACCACCAGAACCAGAACCTTCGCCAACAGCAGTTGCACCAACAACTACACCACTAGCACTGAAACTGCGACAAAGGACAGTTGCACCAACTAAACCACCAGAACCAGAACCTTCGCCAACAGCAGTTGCACCCGCTACCAAACCACTAGCACTGAAACCTCGGCAAACGGTCGTTCCCCGTACCCCCGCGCCGTCAGAACCAGAACCCTCGCCAACGATAGTTGCACCTACACCCAAACCACCAGAACCCGCACCCTCGGCCACAGCAGTTACACCCACAACTAAACCACCAGAACCCAAACCTCGGTCAACGGTGGTTACTCCCGCCACCACATCGCCAGCACTTAAACCCCGGCAAACGGCAGTTACACCCACAACTAAACCGCCAGCATCTTTAACTCGTCAGGGAAATAGAGATCAGCTTGCTGCAAAATCCTCTCCACGACAGTTGGAGACTAGGACTACTTCGCGAAAGCCATCTCAAGTTCAACCATCTCCAAAATCAGGTGGAGCAAGCAGTTTGGGCGGTCCACTTAGTTTATCTAATCGTGATTTGGGAAGCAATGAGCTGGCAGCCCTACCTAATTCCAACCGCCTCAATCGCTCTACAGAAGGCATTGATGCCCGTCAAGATGCAGACCTTGGTTCTTACCTGAAGCAACTACAGGAGCAAGTAAGGCAGCAGTGGATACCAGGACTCACTCAGTCTTCCCGGCGGACAGTGCTTCACTTTACTGTTAGCCGCTCAGGTCTGGTGAGCAATCTCCGAATCGCACAAACCTCTGGATTGACCGTTACTGATGAGGCGGCACTCAGCGCTGTCAAACGAGCAGCACCCTTTGTACCTTTGCCCACAGCGTATACAGAAAACTACATCAATATTCAATTCACATTTAATATCAACGTCTATGGGGAACTAGAGCTATGGAGAGGTGGTCAATAA
- the cpdA gene encoding 3',5'-cyclic-AMP phosphodiesterase produces MNQVFPVSIAQVTDMHLFANENHHLLGMPTTHSFQAVLEQVKKLQAELDLLLLTGDLSSDGTPDSYETLQNLLRPLQIPTYWIPGNHDCAIAMEQVLNLGLVSQRKSFERGGWNFVLLDSTVPGCVHGHLSAPTLSWLDSRLEMIGNKPTLIALHHPPFQVKSHWLDTTSLQNPKEFFAIVERYPQVKLVLFGHIHQEFHCQRQEIHYLGTPSTSIQFEPESSKFALDRKPPGFRLLKLYPNGSWETWVERVPYFHTLNMAATGY; encoded by the coding sequence ATGAATCAAGTTTTTCCTGTATCAATCGCGCAGGTGACAGATATGCATCTGTTTGCGAATGAGAATCATCATCTACTGGGAATGCCTACAACACACTCTTTCCAAGCAGTTCTAGAGCAGGTAAAAAAACTGCAAGCCGAACTGGATTTACTCCTGCTTACGGGAGACTTGTCTAGTGACGGTACGCCTGATTCCTATGAAACTTTACAGAATTTGCTGCGTCCCTTGCAAATACCAACTTATTGGATACCAGGGAATCATGATTGTGCGATCGCAATGGAGCAAGTCTTAAATCTGGGACTGGTTTCTCAGCGCAAGTCTTTTGAGCGTGGAGGCTGGAATTTTGTACTACTTGACTCCACTGTACCAGGGTGCGTGCATGGTCATCTATCGGCACCAACTTTATCTTGGTTGGATTCTCGGTTAGAAATGATAGGCAACAAGCCTACATTGATAGCTTTACACCATCCACCTTTTCAGGTAAAATCTCATTGGCTTGATACTACTAGCCTGCAAAATCCCAAGGAATTTTTTGCCATTGTTGAGCGCTATCCGCAAGTCAAGTTAGTTTTGTTCGGTCATATACATCAGGAATTTCACTGTCAACGTCAAGAAATTCACTACCTGGGGACTCCCTCGACGAGTATACAATTTGAGCCAGAAAGCTCAAAGTTTGCCCTAGACCGAAAACCACCTGGTTTTCGCCTGCTAAAACTCTACCCAAATGGTAGCTGGGAAACTTGGGTTGAAAGAGTTCCCTATTTTCACACACTCAATATGGCAGCAACAGGATATTAA
- a CDS encoding AI-2E family transporter, producing MRFGQWIGIFALVTSIYILWQIRQIVLVVFAAVVLATVLNQVVQFLQKYRIKRGIAVAISVVLLLTIVVGFFALIAPQIVDQLQQFSDFAPKTLERMRSWNNWLQNAIPEQWLEDIRGLRTLTQGLQSWLSRLVNNFFALLSRSLNIVVTFLLFFVLTVMLLLDPSPYRRGFTLLFPAFYRQRVDEILSECETSLVGWIKGTLLTMFLIGCLSYVGLLILGVRLPLVNAVLAGLLEFIPNVGPSLSLIPPLLLALVDAPWKAAAVVALYFGIQQVESLIVVPLVMRSQVSLLPAVTLLAVVVFASFFGFLGLFLAIPLVIVFQIWIKEALVKDVLNNWWGDKKDHHKQDAEIVDNGTSNAAVEDSEAKT from the coding sequence GTGCGATTCGGTCAATGGATCGGCATATTTGCCCTTGTCACATCTATTTACATTTTGTGGCAAATTCGGCAAATCGTTTTAGTAGTATTTGCGGCTGTCGTTTTAGCAACAGTCTTAAATCAGGTTGTGCAATTTTTACAAAAATATCGCATCAAGCGAGGTATTGCTGTTGCCATCTCAGTTGTTCTTCTACTAACTATTGTAGTGGGATTTTTCGCATTAATTGCGCCGCAGATTGTTGACCAATTGCAACAATTTAGTGACTTTGCGCCTAAGACATTAGAACGAATGCGTTCGTGGAATAACTGGCTACAAAATGCGATTCCAGAGCAATGGTTAGAGGATATCCGTGGTCTGAGGACTCTAACTCAAGGCTTGCAATCTTGGTTAAGTCGGCTAGTTAACAACTTTTTTGCCTTGCTTAGTAGGTCACTGAATATTGTTGTTACCTTTTTACTGTTCTTTGTTCTAACTGTGATGCTATTATTAGACCCCTCGCCATATCGACGGGGGTTCACATTGCTATTTCCTGCCTTTTACCGTCAGCGAGTCGATGAAATTCTTTCTGAGTGTGAAACCTCTTTAGTAGGTTGGATAAAAGGCACACTGCTGACAATGTTCCTCATTGGTTGCTTGAGCTATGTTGGATTGTTAATTTTGGGGGTACGACTGCCGCTAGTCAATGCAGTTTTGGCAGGATTATTAGAGTTTATCCCTAATGTTGGTCCATCATTAAGTTTAATTCCACCCCTGCTGCTGGCATTAGTTGATGCACCTTGGAAAGCAGCAGCAGTGGTGGCGTTGTACTTTGGAATTCAACAGGTTGAAAGCCTGATTGTGGTTCCTTTGGTCATGAGGTCTCAGGTCTCTCTACTGCCAGCAGTGACCTTGTTAGCAGTGGTTGTTTTCGCCTCGTTTTTTGGATTTTTAGGACTATTCCTTGCTATTCCCTTAGTGATTGTGTTCCAAATCTGGATAAAAGAAGCTTTGGTCAAGGATGTCCTAAATAACTGGTGGGGAGATAAAAAAGACCATCACAAACAAGATGCAGAAATTGTGGACAACGGTACATCTAATGCAGCCGTTGAAGATAGTGAGGCTAAAACATAA
- a CDS encoding IS630 family transposase — translation MRYWCGDETRVGLKTEPGRLITTKGVKPIGIMQWKRDNFYLYGLVEPLTGEHFIWEFSHLNTACFNIFLEKFSETYSQDIHILQLDNGAFHFSQHLKLPENIVLLFQPPHTPQVNPIERLWEEVKRHLTWESFSTLDELREFIWKRLEQLNTSIVASITGWDFILDALFVSGFS, via the coding sequence ATTAGATATTGGTGTGGAGACGAAACCCGTGTGGGGTTGAAGACTGAACCTGGGAGATTAATTACGACAAAAGGAGTCAAGCCCATCGGCATTATGCAATGGAAGCGGGATAATTTTTATTTATATGGATTAGTAGAACCATTAACTGGAGAGCATTTTATTTGGGAATTCTCTCATTTAAATACAGCTTGTTTCAATATTTTTTTAGAAAAATTCTCAGAGACTTATTCTCAAGATATACATATTCTTCAGTTAGATAATGGAGCGTTTCATTTTAGTCAGCATCTCAAACTACCAGAAAATATAGTTTTGTTATTTCAGCCTCCGCATACACCTCAAGTTAATCCAATTGAAAGATTGTGGGAGGAGGTTAAAAGGCATTTAACTTGGGAAAGCTTCTCAACTTTAGATGAATTAAGAGAATTTATTTGGAAGCGATTGGAACAATTAAACACATCAATCGTTGCTTCTATTACAGGTTGGGATTTTATTCTTGATGCTTTATTTGTATCAGGCTTTTCGTGA
- a CDS encoding helix-turn-helix domain-containing protein: protein MAGVTKVEIYESAEELQELLRKQKIVSSRERIQALYLLKIGHVKTIQDVAVVLGRARVTVQRWLKDYTESGIKGLLSTKKSPGRPPMINLQAREQLDRELQQPQGFKSYEEIRTWLKAVEGIEASYKVVHDTVRYQMKAKLKVPRAVGVKYDSEAELEFKKNCHNT, encoded by the coding sequence ATGGCTGGAGTCACCAAAGTAGAAATATATGAGTCAGCAGAAGAATTACAGGAACTGCTGAGAAAACAAAAAATAGTATCAAGTCGTGAACGGATTCAAGCGTTGTATTTGCTGAAAATAGGTCATGTAAAAACAATACAGGATGTAGCGGTGGTGCTAGGGAGAGCAAGGGTAACGGTACAAAGATGGTTGAAGGACTATACCGAATCAGGAATAAAAGGTTTATTGTCAACGAAAAAGAGTCCAGGAAGACCGCCAATGATTAACTTACAAGCAAGAGAGCAGCTAGACAGAGAACTTCAACAGCCACAGGGATTTAAAAGTTATGAAGAAATACGAACTTGGTTAAAAGCAGTGGAAGGGATAGAAGCATCATATAAAGTAGTACACGACACAGTGCGCTATCAAATGAAAGCGAAGCTAAAAGTACCGCGAGCCGTAGGTGTCAAATACGATAGTGAAGCAGAATTGGAATTTAAAAAAAACTGCCACAATACCTAG
- a CDS encoding chromophore lyase CpcT/CpeT — protein sequence MTNSTDIATLARWMASDFSNQEQAFENPPFFAHIRVCMRPLPLEVLSGVSLFVEQAYDYMLNDPYRVRVLKLVNAGNHIEIENYTIKEEKKFYGASRNLERLKTLTADELEKLPGCNMIVEWTGHSFQGRVEPGKGCIVVRKGQKTYLDSDFEIDEHKFTSRDRGRDLETDEHIWGSVAGPFYFVRWASFADEVKV from the coding sequence ATGACTAATTCTACGGATATAGCAACTTTAGCCCGCTGGATGGCGTCTGACTTCAGCAATCAAGAACAAGCTTTTGAAAACCCGCCTTTTTTTGCTCACATTCGCGTGTGTATGCGTCCTCTACCCTTGGAAGTCTTATCAGGGGTAAGTTTGTTTGTTGAACAAGCGTATGATTATATGCTCAATGACCCCTATCGCGTTAGGGTTTTGAAGTTGGTAAACGCAGGGAACCACATCGAAATCGAGAACTACACCATCAAGGAAGAAAAAAAGTTTTACGGTGCATCTCGTAACCTTGAACGCCTCAAAACTCTAACTGCTGACGAGCTGGAAAAACTACCAGGCTGCAACATGATTGTAGAGTGGACAGGTCACAGTTTTCAAGGCAGGGTAGAACCAGGTAAAGGCTGCATTGTGGTTCGCAAAGGACAAAAGACCTACCTCGATAGTGATTTTGAGATTGATGAACACAAATTCACTAGTCGCGATCGCGGACGTGATCTAGAAACCGATGAGCATATCTGGGGATCGGTCGCTGGACCATTTTACTTTGTCCGCTGGGCTAGTTTTGCAGATGAAGTAAAGGTCTAA
- a CDS encoding FHA domain-containing protein, with amino-acid sequence MLRNSFFSAILNQDKTEDKYFYTIWDGVPMRSASTHGVYVNYKKIYKAPLSNGDIITFGSANLYPHLIFTEECFKLEHSKETCGLEYAA; translated from the coding sequence GTGCTCCGTAACTCTTTCTTTTCCGCGATTTTAAATCAAGACAAGACAGAAGATAAATATTTCTATACGATTTGGGATGGCGTGCCTATGCGTTCAGCAAGCACTCATGGGGTATATGTTAATTACAAAAAAATATATAAAGCGCCTTTAAGCAATGGAGATATTATTACTTTTGGAAGTGCCAATCTTTATCCTCATCTAATATTTACTGAGGAATGTTTCAAGCTAGAACACAGCAAAGAAACTTGTGGTTTAGAGTATGCGGCGTAA
- a CDS encoding HhoA/HhoB/HtrA family serine endopeptidase has protein sequence MKKIRLNNKQNYIWLKIDAFFRKSTILDQLSGTKPATYLLLPLIGVGMAFLSSCSTDLSRNPQASRETDTAQAIQESATPNNRPLVPTPEDTNFVVAVVDKVEPAVVQINTARTVRREVPEIFNDPFYQRFFGQQVPQAQERVVRGVGSGFVINSNGQILTNAHVVNNADTVTVSFSDGRTVQGKVLGQDTVSDIAVVQVPTNNLPTVELAKSGQVQPGQWAIAIGNPLGLEKTVTVGVVSATDRSISDISSSDSRVAYIQTDAAINPGNSGGPLLNARGQVIGVNTAIIRGAQGIGFAIPIDTAQRIAQQLITQGKVEHPYLGIQMIPLTPEVKQRINNLPNSNIRLQAERGILIARVLRGSPADRAGLLAGDVIQEINNQPVTTANAVQQLIEQSGVGANVQMQLQRNGKTVQLTVQPGPRPATTE, from the coding sequence ATGAAAAAAATACGATTAAATAATAAACAAAACTATATCTGGCTAAAGATAGATGCTTTTTTTAGAAAAAGTACTATATTAGACCAATTATCTGGAACAAAACCAGCAACTTACTTATTGCTACCGCTTATTGGGGTAGGAATGGCATTTTTGAGTAGCTGCTCAACAGACTTGTCCAGAAACCCGCAGGCATCACGAGAAACTGATACTGCTCAAGCAATCCAAGAGTCAGCTACTCCAAATAATCGTCCTCTCGTACCAACTCCTGAGGATACCAATTTTGTGGTTGCAGTCGTAGACAAGGTAGAACCTGCGGTAGTACAAATTAACACTGCCAGAACTGTGAGAAGGGAAGTACCAGAGATATTTAATGACCCGTTTTATCAGCGATTCTTTGGTCAACAGGTTCCGCAAGCTCAAGAGCGAGTTGTGCGTGGTGTTGGTTCTGGTTTTGTGATTAATTCTAATGGTCAAATTCTTACCAATGCTCACGTTGTCAACAATGCTGATACGGTGACGGTTTCGTTTTCCGATGGTCGCACTGTTCAAGGAAAAGTCTTGGGACAAGACACTGTGAGTGATATTGCGGTTGTGCAAGTTCCAACAAATAACCTACCAACTGTAGAACTGGCAAAATCTGGGCAGGTACAGCCAGGACAGTGGGCGATCGCGATTGGTAATCCATTGGGATTGGAAAAAACCGTAACAGTAGGCGTTGTTAGTGCAACTGATCGTTCTATCAGTGATATCAGTTCATCAGATAGCCGCGTTGCTTATATTCAAACTGATGCAGCCATTAATCCTGGCAACTCCGGCGGACCACTGCTAAATGCTCGCGGTCAAGTCATAGGGGTCAACACAGCGATTATCCGTGGCGCTCAAGGAATAGGCTTTGCTATTCCCATCGATACAGCTCAACGAATTGCCCAGCAATTAATTACTCAGGGCAAAGTTGAACATCCCTACCTAGGGATTCAGATGATACCCCTCACACCTGAAGTTAAGCAACGGATTAACAATCTTCCTAACAGCAACATCCGTTTGCAGGCAGAGCGAGGTATTCTTATTGCCCGCGTTCTTCGTGGTTCTCCGGCTGACAGAGCCGGACTACTTGCAGGAGATGTCATCCAAGAAATTAACAATCAACCTGTGACCACGGCGAATGCAGTGCAGCAGTTAATTGAACAAAGCGGGGTAGGTGCAAATGTGCAAATGCAACTGCAACGCAATGGCAAAACTGTGCAATTAACAGTACAGCCTGGACCGCGACCAGCAACTACGGAGTAG
- a CDS encoding response regulator transcription factor produces MPHVLLVDDEEPLRESLCYTLQKEGYTVTTAADGHSAIKQFHKQVPDVILLDLMLPEVDGMEVCWRIRAFSDVPIVMLTAKDQDSDKIWGLEAGADDYVTKPFNTRELLARIKAVLRRRAENQS; encoded by the coding sequence ATGCCCCACGTCCTATTGGTAGATGATGAAGAGCCTTTGCGAGAAAGCCTTTGTTACACGTTGCAAAAAGAAGGTTACACTGTGACAACAGCAGCAGATGGTCACAGTGCTATTAAACAGTTCCACAAGCAAGTGCCAGATGTGATTCTGTTAGATTTAATGCTACCAGAGGTCGATGGTATGGAAGTTTGCTGGCGGATTCGGGCTTTCTCTGACGTGCCGATTGTGATGCTGACTGCTAAAGACCAAGACTCCGATAAAATTTGGGGGTTAGAAGCTGGTGCTGATGATTATGTGACGAAACCCTTCAACACGCGTGAACTTTTGGCACGCATCAAAGCAGTGCTGCGTCGTCGTGCTGAAAATCAATCATAA